The proteins below are encoded in one region of Methanofollis aquaemaris:
- a CDS encoding FKBP-type peptidyl-prolyl cis-trans isomerase: protein MAIQEGDVIRLNYIGRIEGEIFDTTIEAEAEEAGIKNPKKEYAPIVVRVGSNHVIPGLDEALVGKEIGEDYEAEVSAEKGFGPHDPKLVESVSTNNFREKPKPGMRVQTGEREGVVVNVVGKRAVIDFNHPLAGQTLTYTFNIEGIVEDVEEKAQGFIKLFSGRDMDLVFADGVLTVTLPAGINYDKRWTMSRGVVVYQIFEYLEEVKEVVFVESFKRPELPKEEPVEVAAEEPAEAAAEEPAKEPAKEPAKKPAKKTAKKQAEE, encoded by the coding sequence ATGGCAATCCAGGAAGGAGACGTCATCAGACTCAATTATATCGGCCGTATCGAAGGTGAGATCTTTGACACCACCATCGAGGCCGAGGCTGAAGAAGCAGGCATCAAGAACCCGAAGAAGGAATATGCCCCGATCGTTGTGCGTGTCGGGAGCAACCACGTGATCCCCGGCCTCGACGAGGCGCTCGTCGGCAAGGAGATCGGTGAGGACTATGAGGCTGAGGTGTCGGCTGAGAAGGGTTTCGGGCCACATGACCCGAAGCTCGTCGAGTCGGTGAGCACCAACAACTTCAGAGAGAAGCCCAAGCCGGGCATGCGTGTCCAGACCGGCGAGCGCGAGGGCGTCGTTGTCAATGTCGTCGGCAAGCGTGCCGTCATCGACTTCAACCACCCGCTCGCGGGCCAGACTCTCACGTACACCTTCAACATCGAGGGGATCGTCGAGGACGTCGAAGAGAAGGCACAGGGCTTCATCAAACTCTTCTCCGGCCGCGACATGGACCTCGTCTTCGCCGACGGCGTCCTGACCGTGACCCTGCCGGCAGGCATCAACTATGACAAGCGCTGGACCATGTCCCGCGGCGTTGTCGTCTACCAGATCTTCGAGTACCTCGAAGAGGTCAAGGAAGTCGTCTTTGTCGAGTCCTTCAAGCGCCCCGAGCTCCCGAAGGAGGAGCCCGTCGAGGTCGCAGCAGAAGAGCCCGCAGAGGCCGCTGCCGAGGAACCGGCTAAGGAACCGGCTAAGGAACCTGCCAAGAAGCCCGCGAAAAAGACTGCAAAAAAGCAGGCTGAGGAATAA
- the cyaB gene encoding class IV adenylate cyclase, producing the protein MFEVEAKIRVLDIEEIRARLVRVGAATPISSEQRDVYYNHPDRDFRETDEALRLRYEGERCTVTYKGPKCISESAKAREEFNVTVESGAVMEEVFVRLGFRKSAEVRKHREEFALGIASVALDEVEGLGSFVEIEVMVRDLDAGAEEEIARIKGELGIEGDHIPQSYLELLTR; encoded by the coding sequence ATGTTTGAAGTCGAAGCAAAGATACGGGTTCTTGATATCGAAGAAATTCGGGCGCGGCTTGTCAGGGTCGGCGCCGCAACGCCGATCTCCAGCGAACAGCGTGACGTATACTATAATCACCCTGACCGGGACTTCAGAGAGACCGACGAGGCACTCCGTCTCAGGTACGAGGGCGAGCGGTGTACGGTCACCTACAAAGGACCGAAGTGCATCTCAGAGAGTGCCAAGGCGCGAGAAGAGTTCAATGTCACCGTCGAGTCGGGTGCGGTCATGGAAGAGGTCTTCGTCCGCCTGGGCTTCAGAAAGAGCGCCGAAGTCAGGAAACACCGGGAAGAGTTCGCCCTCGGCATTGCATCCGTCGCCCTCGACGAGGTCGAGGGGCTTGGCAGTTTTGTGGAGATCGAAGTGATGGTCCGCGACCTGGACGCCGGGGCCGAAGAAGAGATCGCCCGCATAAAAGGTGAACTGGGGATCGAAGGCGACCACATCCCGCAGTCCTATCTCGAACTCCTCACACGGTGA
- a CDS encoding metallophosphoesterase family protein, whose amino-acid sequence MMNVLLLADLHGQLGKMDAFLDLKPDFVIIAGDLTQFGPCDLVGKIGSFIDVPCFVVPGNCDPREICDAIERSECVNLHGAAFTIGNVSMAGIGGSNPTPFETPFELQEEEIEQLITRATALMDRNVYNVLISHAPPHGVLDLAGENHVGSTSVRNHLKEFDLVCCAHMHEHKGVVEVDGVKIVNPGPASEGNCAMLTFGDEPGEITIELLTV is encoded by the coding sequence ATGATGAATGTGTTATTGCTGGCTGATCTCCATGGCCAGTTGGGCAAAATGGATGCGTTCCTTGACTTGAAGCCCGACTTTGTCATCATTGCCGGTGATCTCACGCAGTTTGGGCCGTGCGATCTGGTCGGGAAGATCGGTTCGTTCATCGACGTCCCATGCTTTGTGGTCCCCGGAAACTGCGACCCTCGCGAGATCTGCGATGCAATCGAGCGCTCGGAGTGCGTCAACCTCCATGGGGCGGCTTTCACGATAGGGAATGTCTCGATGGCCGGGATCGGCGGGTCCAACCCAACGCCGTTCGAGACGCCCTTCGAACTTCAGGAAGAAGAGATCGAACAGTTGATCACACGGGCCACCGCTCTGATGGACCGGAATGTCTACAATGTGCTCATTTCCCATGCCCCGCCGCACGGCGTCCTCGACCTGGCGGGCGAGAACCATGTCGGGAGCACGAGCGTCAGAAACCACCTCAAGGAGTTCGACCTTGTCTGCTGCGCTCACATGCACGAGCACAAGGGCGTCGTCGAGGTGGACGGGGTCAAGATCGTCAACCCGGGCCCGGCCTCAGAAGGCAACTGCGCCATGCTCACCTTCGGCGACGAACCCGGCGAGATCACGATCGAACTGCTCACCGTGTGA
- a CDS encoding TIGR04013 family B12-binding domain/radical SAM domain-containing protein produces the protein MQVNWREITHAKNSFAALYAACEGEGFRLEPVKAPEGDVTCYSLNSLNAPRLREEIASAPCTTVVGGPHATACPMETAAYADYVVVGEGEWTLPRLLHAIEAGKAGRIPGVATREGGLCPPDHTVFLPAYPPFSHFKGYLEISRGCPFGCAYCQTPRIFGRRMRHRPIDEIARAATAFRDARFVTPNALAYGSDGVHPRLDKVEKLFQALRKNRIYFGTFPSEVRPEFVSEEALDLITGYCANRRLHFGAQSGSDRVLRALRRGHTVADVEQALDLCRDHGLLPVVDFIVGLPCDEDEDEAATLSLVREVVRNGKAHVHRFIPLPGTPMAGMEPRPLLPETQRALGQLALAGRITGSWDDPERRFFRNHSDVLS, from the coding sequence ATGCAGGTGAACTGGCGGGAGATCACCCACGCGAAGAACTCGTTCGCCGCCCTGTACGCCGCCTGCGAAGGCGAAGGCTTCAGGCTCGAACCGGTGAAGGCACCCGAGGGCGATGTCACCTGTTACAGTCTCAACTCGCTCAACGCTCCTCGTCTCAGGGAGGAGATCGCCTCGGCCCCCTGCACCACCGTCGTCGGCGGCCCGCATGCCACGGCCTGCCCGATGGAGACGGCGGCGTACGCCGACTATGTAGTGGTCGGCGAGGGGGAATGGACTCTCCCTCGTCTGCTGCACGCGATCGAGGCCGGGAAGGCAGGCCGGATCCCCGGCGTGGCCACCCGGGAGGGAGGACTCTGCCCACCCGACCATACGGTTTTTCTCCCGGCGTACCCGCCGTTCTCACACTTCAAAGGGTATCTTGAGATCTCGCGGGGGTGCCCATTCGGGTGCGCCTACTGCCAGACCCCCAGGATCTTCGGCCGCCGGATGCGGCACCGGCCCATCGACGAGATCGCGCGCGCCGCCACCGCGTTCAGGGACGCCAGGTTCGTCACCCCCAACGCCCTCGCCTACGGTTCGGACGGTGTTCACCCGCGGCTCGATAAGGTGGAGAAACTCTTCCAGGCCCTTCGCAAGAACAGGATCTACTTCGGAACCTTCCCCTCGGAGGTGCGCCCGGAGTTCGTCTCAGAGGAGGCGCTCGACCTGATCACAGGCTACTGTGCGAACCGGCGCCTCCACTTCGGGGCGCAATCGGGCTCGGACCGGGTGCTCAGGGCGCTCAGGCGCGGCCACACCGTCGCCGACGTCGAGCAGGCCCTCGATCTCTGCCGGGACCACGGCCTCCTCCCGGTGGTGGACTTCATCGTCGGCCTCCCCTGCGACGAGGACGAAGACGAAGCGGCGACGCTCTCGCTGGTCCGTGAGGTCGTGAGGAACGGCAAAGCTCATGTCCACCGGTTCATCCCGCTTCCAGGGACGCCGATGGCCGGGATGGAACCTCGACCCCTCCTCCCCGAGACGCAGCGAGCCCTCGGACAACTCGCCCTTGCAGGCAGGATCACGGGATCCTGGGACGATCCTGAGAGAAGGTTTTTTAGGAACCATTCAGATGTTCTATCATGA
- a CDS encoding DUF126 domain-containing protein, producing the protein MIVKGRGIAKGSASGKMLVSDAPLSFLSGVDPESGVIIEKGHPLEGRSIAGTVFAFPYGKGSTVGSYVMYALSRNEKAPAAIINIEAEPIIATGAIISGIPMVDHLEVGLSDLPEGAEVTVDGDEGTVAWEA; encoded by the coding sequence GTGATAGTCAAAGGAAGAGGTATCGCGAAGGGATCGGCGTCAGGGAAAATGCTGGTCTCAGACGCGCCGCTCTCGTTCTTATCGGGCGTAGACCCGGAGAGCGGTGTAATCATCGAGAAGGGGCACCCCCTGGAGGGGCGGTCGATCGCCGGGACGGTCTTTGCCTTCCCGTACGGCAAAGGTTCGACGGTCGGTTCGTACGTGATGTACGCCCTTAGCAGAAACGAGAAGGCCCCGGCGGCCATCATCAACATCGAGGCCGAACCGATCATCGCCACCGGTGCGATCATCAGCGGGATCCCGATGGTCGACCACCTCGAAGTCGGGCTCTCAGACCTGCCGGAGGGGGCAGAGGTGACGGTCGACGGCGACGAGGGAACGGTCGCCTGGGAAGCCTGA
- a CDS encoding proteasome-activating nucleotidase → MEDSVVNVSNDNDLYKLQLQEMKAKILDLKMQNELLQKEVNQLRRENNQLKRVPLFVAAVVDKLDDGEVYLRQQGNNQEYITRVNPELYAELKTGMKVAVNNALSIVKTVGTIYDARVRVMELESVPDITFEQIGGLKEEIEEVREAVEYPLTRPEIFEEVGVEPPKGILLHGPPGTGKTLIAKAVAHNAEAEFIRMSGSELVHKFIGEGAQLVRELFTFAREHAPSIVFIDEIDAVASMRTNDGTSGSAEVQRTLMQLLAEMDGFDNRGNVRIMAATNRVDMLDPAILRPGRFDRIIEIPVPDTDSRREIFKIHTAKMNLSGVSIENLLSLTEGMTGAEIQAICREAGMRAVRRNVRKVDHADFLEAIEKVGHAEKNAPDARMYI, encoded by the coding sequence ATGGAAGACTCAGTGGTTAACGTCAGCAATGACAATGACCTGTATAAACTTCAGCTCCAGGAGATGAAGGCAAAGATCCTGGATCTGAAGATGCAAAACGAGTTGCTCCAGAAAGAGGTCAACCAGCTGCGCCGGGAGAACAACCAGCTCAAGCGCGTGCCTCTTTTTGTTGCTGCAGTCGTCGACAAACTCGACGACGGCGAGGTCTACCTCAGGCAGCAGGGCAACAACCAGGAATATATCACCAGGGTCAACCCCGAGCTCTATGCCGAGTTGAAGACCGGGATGAAAGTGGCAGTGAACAATGCCCTCTCCATCGTCAAGACGGTCGGCACCATCTATGACGCACGCGTGCGGGTGATGGAACTGGAGTCTGTTCCGGACATCACCTTCGAGCAGATCGGAGGGCTGAAAGAAGAGATCGAGGAGGTGCGTGAGGCAGTCGAATATCCGCTCACCAGACCTGAAATATTTGAAGAGGTCGGTGTCGAACCTCCGAAGGGCATCCTCCTGCACGGGCCGCCGGGCACGGGCAAGACGCTCATCGCAAAGGCCGTGGCGCACAATGCCGAGGCCGAGTTCATCAGGATGTCGGGCTCGGAACTGGTCCACAAGTTCATCGGCGAGGGTGCCCAGCTTGTGCGGGAACTCTTCACCTTTGCCCGCGAGCACGCCCCTTCAATCGTCTTCATCGACGAGATCGATGCGGTGGCGAGCATGCGGACCAACGACGGGACATCGGGCAGCGCCGAGGTCCAGCGGACCTTGATGCAGCTCCTGGCCGAGATGGACGGCTTCGACAACCGGGGCAACGTGCGGATCATGGCGGCCACCAACCGCGTCGACATGCTCGACCCCGCCATCCTCCGGCCGGGCCGCTTCGACCGGATCATCGAGATCCCGGTACCTGACACCGACTCTCGCCGCGAGATCTTCAAGATCCACACGGCAAAGATGAACCTCTCGGGCGTCAGCATCGAGAACCTGCTCTCGCTGACCGAGGGAATGACCGGCGCCGAGATCCAGGCGATCTGCCGGGAGGCCGGGATGCGTGCCGTCCGCCGGAACGTCAGGAAGGTGGATCATGCCGACTTCCTCGAAGCCATCGAGAAGGTGGGGCACGCCGAGAAGAACGCCCCCGACGCCAGGATGTACATCTGA
- a CDS encoding DUF5804 family protein, producing the protein MHLLLIPREGTDLFHTLFASETSREVLRFYRPQKSGCGVVIGVISLGAALSLASELRWYLRRYVALTLLEFEVGRYCTLGYARAIDHRDVDPDRPPEDRRYVVVRDGTVREVGAGGEDAVEVWALPGERISV; encoded by the coding sequence ATGCATCTCCTCCTCATCCCGCGTGAGGGGACCGACCTCTTCCATACTCTTTTTGCTTCTGAGACCAGCAGAGAGGTGCTCAGGTTCTACCGTCCCCAGAAGAGCGGGTGCGGCGTGGTGATAGGAGTGATCTCCCTCGGTGCCGCTCTCTCTCTGGCCAGCGAACTGCGCTGGTACCTGCGGCGCTACGTCGCCCTCACTCTCCTTGAGTTTGAGGTCGGGCGATACTGCACCCTCGGGTATGCGAGGGCCATCGACCACCGGGACGTCGACCCTGACCGTCCACCCGAAGACCGCCGGTACGTTGTCGTCAGGGACGGCACGGTCAGGGAGGTCGGGGCCGGGGGAGAGGACGCCGTCGAGGTCTGGGCGCTGCCGGGGGAGAGGATCTCGGTATGA
- a CDS encoding proteasome-activating nucleotidase, which translates to MGDSGCDPTDLQNNEELCKCLLERISNLENRNLELRERMRQMESEKRYVETQKIRYEREMRKLRSEIEQLRSPPLVVGEIIDIIDNNRVIVRSSAGPRFLVRVSQFIEPKDLKAGSRCTLNQQSLALIEVLPQNYDPQVYGMELEERPDAVYSDVGGLDHEIREVKEAVELPLTRPELFEKVGITPPKGVLLYGPPGTGKTLLARAVAHETNAYFLRVVGSELVQKYIGEGARLVRELFELAKDKAPTIIFIDEIDAVGAHRTESITSGDREVQRTLMQLLAGMDGFDARGDVKIIGATNRIDILDPALLRPGRFDRIIEIPLPDPEGRLSILKIHTKGMNLGADVDLPAVAREAEGRNGADLHAICMEAGMFAIRDERTEITQEDFIRAMQKVSNGFMRSTLKNTFGEMFA; encoded by the coding sequence ATGGGGGACAGTGGCTGTGATCCAACCGATCTGCAGAATAACGAAGAACTCTGCAAGTGCCTGCTTGAGCGGATCTCCAATCTCGAGAACCGCAACCTGGAGCTCAGGGAGCGGATGCGCCAGATGGAGTCGGAAAAGCGCTATGTCGAGACGCAGAAGATCCGGTACGAGCGCGAGATGCGGAAACTTCGGAGCGAGATCGAACAGCTCAGGAGCCCACCTCTTGTCGTCGGCGAGATCATCGACATCATCGATAACAACCGGGTCATCGTCAGGAGCAGCGCAGGGCCCCGGTTCCTGGTCAGGGTCTCGCAGTTCATCGAGCCCAAGGACCTCAAGGCCGGAAGCCGGTGCACCCTGAACCAGCAGTCTCTGGCCCTGATCGAGGTGCTGCCGCAGAACTACGACCCGCAGGTCTATGGGATGGAACTGGAGGAGCGGCCCGACGCGGTCTATTCGGATGTCGGCGGGCTTGATCATGAGATCCGAGAGGTGAAGGAGGCGGTCGAACTCCCGCTCACCAGACCCGAACTCTTCGAGAAAGTAGGGATCACCCCGCCGAAGGGGGTGCTCCTGTACGGGCCGCCGGGCACGGGCAAGACCCTGCTGGCGCGGGCGGTGGCGCATGAGACAAACGCCTACTTCCTCAGGGTGGTCGGTTCCGAACTGGTGCAGAAGTACATCGGCGAGGGGGCGCGGCTGGTCCGCGAGCTCTTCGAACTCGCAAAGGACAAGGCGCCGACGATCATCTTCATCGACGAGATCGATGCGGTGGGCGCGCACCGGACCGAGTCGATCACCTCGGGCGACCGCGAGGTCCAGCGGACGCTGATGCAGCTCCTGGCCGGGATGGACGGGTTCGACGCGCGGGGCGACGTGAAGATCATCGGGGCGACGAACCGGATCGATATCCTCGACCCGGCCCTGTTGCGGCCGGGACGGTTCGACCGGATCATCGAGATCCCTCTGCCCGACCCGGAGGGGCGCCTCTCGATCCTGAAGATCCATACGAAAGGCATGAACCTGGGGGCAGACGTCGATCTCCCGGCAGTCGCACGGGAGGCCGAGGGGCGGAACGGCGCCGATCTCCACGCGATCTGCATGGAGGCCGGGATGTTTGCGATCCGGGACGAGCGGACCGAGATCACCCAGGAAGATTTTATCCGCGCGATGCAGAAGGTCTCGAACGGGTTCATGCGTTCGACGCTCAAAAATACGTTCGGCGAGATGTTCGCCTGA
- a CDS encoding multiprotein bridging factor aMBF1, with protein sequence MQCELCGAPIRGAPKKVQIEGAVLQVCEKCARLGVEVAPPRPVATGRRAQARTQPRAAARPPQRGRDVFDMMVGEIVEDFGDRIKKARLDKNWTQKDLANEIKEREILIKKIEKGDLIPEDSVRVKIEKALGIKLLDVSDDDMERRGTGKITTTVGDIIKIKRE encoded by the coding sequence ATGCAGTGTGAATTGTGTGGGGCTCCAATTCGCGGCGCCCCGAAAAAAGTACAGATCGAGGGTGCAGTGCTCCAGGTGTGCGAGAAATGCGCACGTCTGGGAGTGGAAGTGGCACCGCCCCGCCCGGTCGCGACAGGACGGAGAGCACAGGCGAGAACACAACCTCGGGCCGCGGCCAGACCGCCGCAGCGGGGTCGCGATGTTTTCGACATGATGGTCGGCGAGATCGTCGAAGACTTCGGGGACAGGATCAAGAAGGCCCGTCTCGATAAGAACTGGACCCAGAAAGACCTTGCAAACGAGATCAAGGAACGCGAGATCCTCATCAAGAAGATCGAAAAGGGCGACCTCATCCCTGAGGACAGTGTCAGGGTCAAGATCGAGAAGGCGCTCGGGATCAAACTCCTCGACGTCTCCGATGACGACATGGAACGCCGGGGGACCGGCAAGATCACCACGACCGTCGGCGACATCATCAAGATCAAGAGGGAATGA
- the tpiA gene encoding triose-phosphate isomerase: MTGPLIIVNLKAYAEGTGEQATRIAAAAREVAEESGAVIGVAPAYTDLGIIARDYDVPVYAQHIDGVVPGAHTGHVTAEQVRAAGAFGTLVNHSERRLTLAEIDAALSAARRCGLQAVICTNNVATTAAAAALAPEYVAIEPPELIGTGVSVSKADPGIIERSVAAVRAVNPEVKVLTGAGISTGECVKIALELGTDGVLLASGVVKARDPAAALRDLVSLL; this comes from the coding sequence ATGACCGGACCCCTGATCATCGTAAATCTCAAGGCATATGCCGAAGGCACAGGGGAACAGGCAACTCGCATAGCCGCCGCGGCCCGGGAGGTCGCGGAAGAGAGCGGGGCCGTGATCGGCGTCGCTCCGGCGTATACGGACCTGGGCATCATCGCCCGGGACTATGATGTCCCGGTCTATGCCCAGCATATCGACGGCGTTGTTCCCGGTGCTCACACCGGGCACGTGACCGCCGAACAGGTCAGGGCCGCAGGGGCCTTCGGCACCCTTGTCAACCATTCGGAGCGGCGGCTGACCCTTGCAGAGATCGATGCCGCCCTCTCCGCCGCGAGGCGGTGCGGGCTCCAGGCAGTGATCTGCACCAACAATGTGGCGACGACCGCGGCCGCAGCGGCGCTCGCACCCGAATATGTTGCCATCGAACCGCCCGAACTGATCGGGACCGGAGTCTCGGTCTCGAAGGCCGACCCCGGGATCATCGAGCGGTCGGTCGCAGCGGTCCGTGCAGTCAACCCTGAGGTAAAAGTGCTCACCGGCGCCGGGATCAGCACCGGCGAGTGTGTGAAGATCGCCCTTGAACTCGGGACCGACGGTGTCCTCCTCGCCTCAGGCGTCGTGAAGGCCAGAGATCCCGCGGCGGCCCTGCGCGATTTGGTCTCCCTCCTCTAG
- a CDS encoding CBS domain-containing protein: MYIPTPAEIRAKRIMLGLRQADVASRAGVSQSMVARIESGTVDPRVSTLKKIIQVLKVAEHPAITASQVMHAPVHAVTPEDSITTAVEIMGREDVSQLPVILDGVPIGCISESAIVNTVEQVGLTRAHARKVKDFMESSFPTVPPDVGIETVVHLLQQQHAVLVLDGGKVRGVITKHDLIALIA, translated from the coding sequence ATGTATATCCCAACGCCCGCTGAGATCAGGGCAAAACGGATCATGCTCGGCCTCAGGCAGGCCGACGTCGCCAGCAGGGCAGGCGTTTCCCAGTCAATGGTGGCCAGGATCGAGTCAGGGACCGTCGACCCGAGAGTGAGTACGCTCAAAAAGATCATCCAGGTGCTGAAGGTGGCCGAACACCCGGCGATCACCGCCTCGCAGGTGATGCACGCTCCGGTCCACGCCGTCACCCCCGAGGACTCGATCACGACCGCAGTCGAGATCATGGGCCGCGAGGATGTCTCTCAACTCCCGGTGATCCTGGACGGCGTTCCGATCGGCTGCATCTCAGAGTCTGCGATCGTCAACACCGTCGAGCAGGTCGGCCTGACACGAGCACACGCAAGAAAAGTAAAGGACTTTATGGAGTCCAGTTTCCCGACCGTTCCCCCGGATGTCGGGATCGAGACGGTGGTTCATCTCCTCCAGCAGCAGCATGCCGTTCTCGTCCTCGACGGCGGGAAGGTCAGGGGCGTGATCACAAAACACGACCTGATCGCCCTCATCGCCTAG
- a CDS encoding M28 family metallopeptidase, translating to MKQKFPLFFGLSREKTLIPTKGLYFVFALFILLVPASSAFTADTDEIETVTRDLCNLSRFTGSEEEATEYISEKMCERGLAVTVESFEVPVETSLKVGKDSEEQPVLIGSNVIGVKEGKSNRTVIVCAHYDTAAPEHPGEEYPGADDNAAGVASMLEVARLLQDEDLDRTLCFIAFSGEDVGLFGSKKWLDAHEDCHDEIIAAINLDCVAYGDSLRAVALPQHRWLYEWLPESGSISYDRAAGVAMGDEFRFQEHHLPVIRLIDNGDHVTIWDTPDDRPERLNYTLAAECAGAVAGGIAWVEGTGDLTPPECVARVENGTIYYDSSEDLTYEVIVNDQNLGTYPSGAVSLPHGTHEVDVVGYDPAGNRQRIHLTAEGGDLDLPVAANNSVGIAIPGKRSQEVIETSGLQKWLAGIRSLAYTIKRPKEVAEVTGFIDGIRIAELPSENSLLLTPGNHTYLIVAYGEDGEVVGSDETTFIERSRRESFCFPPENNPFYEPEGQPVMMVVAGVVLVLALVVVYRKRRRH from the coding sequence ATGAAACAAAAATTTCCCCTCTTTTTTGGTTTATCTCGTGAAAAAACATTAATCCCCACAAAGGGGCTCTATTTTGTCTTTGCTCTATTCATTCTTCTCGTCCCTGCGTCCTCTGCCTTCACCGCGGACACCGACGAGATCGAGACTGTCACCCGCGACCTTTGCAACCTTTCACGGTTCACGGGGAGCGAGGAAGAAGCGACCGAGTATATCAGTGAAAAAATGTGCGAACGCGGGCTTGCGGTGACGGTCGAGTCCTTCGAGGTGCCGGTCGAGACCTCTCTTAAAGTAGGAAAAGATTCTGAAGAACAACCGGTGCTCATCGGCTCCAATGTGATCGGGGTGAAGGAAGGGAAGAGCAACCGGACCGTGATCGTCTGCGCTCACTACGATACCGCCGCCCCCGAACACCCTGGCGAGGAGTACCCAGGTGCCGACGACAACGCCGCCGGCGTCGCTTCAATGCTGGAGGTCGCCCGTCTCCTCCAGGACGAGGACCTGGACCGGACTCTCTGTTTCATCGCCTTCTCTGGTGAGGATGTGGGGTTGTTCGGGAGCAAAAAGTGGCTGGACGCGCACGAAGATTGCCACGACGAGATCATCGCCGCCATCAACCTCGACTGCGTGGCATATGGCGATTCTCTCAGGGCCGTCGCTCTCCCCCAGCACCGCTGGCTCTATGAGTGGCTTCCTGAGAGTGGAAGTATCAGTTATGATCGCGCCGCCGGGGTGGCGATGGGGGACGAGTTCAGGTTTCAGGAACATCACCTCCCGGTGATCAGGTTGATCGACAACGGAGATCATGTCACGATCTGGGATACGCCGGACGACCGCCCTGAGAGACTCAACTACACTCTCGCCGCAGAGTGTGCCGGGGCGGTGGCCGGGGGCATCGCATGGGTGGAGGGCACCGGCGACCTGACGCCCCCCGAATGTGTGGCCCGGGTGGAGAATGGGACCATCTACTACGATTCTTCTGAAGACCTCACCTACGAGGTGATCGTGAACGACCAGAACCTGGGTACCTATCCATCGGGTGCAGTCTCCCTGCCTCACGGTACCCACGAGGTGGACGTCGTCGGCTATGACCCCGCCGGTAACCGACAGAGGATACACCTCACCGCAGAAGGGGGAGATCTCGATCTCCCGGTCGCGGCAAACAACAGCGTAGGGATCGCCATCCCTGGCAAACGCTCGCAGGAGGTTATTGAGACCTCTGGCCTGCAAAAATGGCTTGCCGGCATTCGTTCTCTTGCCTATACGATCAAGAGGCCCAAAGAGGTGGCTGAGGTCACCGGTTTCATCGACGGGATCAGGATTGCAGAACTGCCTTCAGAGAACTCCCTTCTCCTCACGCCAGGCAATCACACCTACTTGATCGTGGCGTACGGGGAGGACGGCGAGGTCGTCGGGAGCGATGAGACAACTTTTATCGAAAGATCACGGAGAGAGTCGTTCTGTTTTCCCCCGGAGAACAACCCCTTCTATGAGCCGGAAGGCCAGCCTGTTATGATGGTCGTGGCCGGCGTCGTGCTCGTCCTTGCTCTTGTTGTGGTGTACAGGAAGAGGCGGCGCCACTGA
- a CDS encoding TIGR00296 family protein, producing the protein MFALTSEEGRTAVRIARAALEKNLRGEAFTMPDLPPAFSEKRGVFVTLTAGGSLRGCIGLPYPVMPLAEGIVHAALSAALEDPRFPAVRTGELAGIRVEVTVLSVPEPLTGPAAERAGHVEVGRHGLVVSGRGHSGLLLPQVATEYEWNTEEFLDHTCLKAGLPQGCWRRDEFEVAVFEGQIFTEEVE; encoded by the coding sequence ATGTTTGCGCTGACCAGTGAAGAGGGCAGAACTGCGGTCCGGATCGCACGCGCCGCCCTCGAAAAAAATCTCAGGGGCGAAGCGTTTACCATGCCCGACCTTCCCCCGGCATTCTCAGAGAAGCGAGGGGTCTTTGTCACCCTCACCGCGGGAGGAAGCCTGCGCGGGTGCATCGGCCTCCCATACCCGGTGATGCCCCTCGCCGAAGGGATCGTGCATGCCGCCCTCTCGGCCGCCCTCGAAGACCCGCGTTTTCCCGCGGTCCGCACCGGGGAACTGGCCGGGATCAGGGTGGAGGTGACCGTGCTCTCGGTCCCTGAACCGCTCACCGGCCCGGCGGCCGAGCGGGCCGGGCACGTCGAGGTCGGCAGGCACGGACTGGTCGTCAGCGGACGGGGCCACAGCGGGCTCCTCCTTCCGCAGGTCGCAACCGAATATGAGTGGAACACAGAAGAGTTCCTGGACCACACCTGTCTCAAGGCCGGGCTCCCGCAGGGGTGCTGGCGACGGGACGAGTTCGAGGTCGCCGTCTTCGAAGGCCAGATCTTCACCGAGGAGGTAGAGTAA